In Acidisarcina polymorpha, the DNA window TACTCGGGCAAATTCAGGCCATCTCTTCTCCGAACTCGGACCTCGAAAAGCTGCGCTGGTTCCTGGAAGCGGCGCGCAAATTGAACACCGTCGGGGCGGTCGACCAGATCTTGGCGTCGCTGGTCGAGACCACACTGCAGCTCACCAAAGTCGAGCGCGGCTACGTTTTCCTGGTTGACGAGGCCGGGGTGCTGAACATGGCCGTCGGGCGCAGCAGCAGCGGCGAAGTGCTGGCCGACGACCAGACCCTCTCGCGCACCGCCATTCAGCAGGCGACGCGCACCGCCGGCGAATACATGATTACCGATACGCTGACCGCCGAGTCCGGCGCGCGGACTGACAGTATGGTGGCGCAGAGCATCCGCACCGTCATCTGCATCCCGCTGCGCCGCCGCCGCGAGCAACGTCAGCCCGGCGACTCCGACGGGGTCACCTCAGGCGAGATTTTAGGGGTACTTTACCTCGACAGCCGGTTGAATCCAGGCAAACTCACGGAGGTTGACAACGACCTGCTGAAGACCATCGCGACCGAGGCCGCCGCGCTGATCGACAATGCGCAGCTTGCCATCGCCGAAGAGCATGCCCGGCGCTACCGCGAGGAGCTGAATATCGCCGCCGCGATCCAACAGAATCTCATGACCGTCAAGATCCCGGCGCTCCCCTACGCGACCATCGCTGCCCGCTCCATCCCTTGTAAAGAGATCGGCGGCGACTTCTTCGATGTGGTGGCCGATGATGAGAGCCTTTCGCTGGTGCTGGCCGATGTCTCCGGCAAGGGAGTCTCGGCGGCCATCCTCGCTTCGACGCTTCAGGGCATGGTCTACTCGCAGTTGCTCGCCGGTCAGCCGCTGCAGAGTATCGCCGAGGTGGCGAACCACTATATCTGCGCCAAAGACGTGGGCAAGTACGCCACCATGGTCATCCTG includes these proteins:
- a CDS encoding SpoIIE family protein phosphatase → MILHSPFTVGRAPDRDLVLSHPFVSRKHAEIIYDAGAFFISDVGSRHGTFVNGQRIERQRLTANDAIHFGSIDGPVLRFDAQGNTSHSTIRDLLGQIQAISSPNSDLEKLRWFLEAARKLNTVGAVDQILASLVETTLQLTKVERGYVFLVDEAGVLNMAVGRSSSGEVLADDQTLSRTAIQQATRTAGEYMITDTLTAESGARTDSMVAQSIRTVICIPLRRRREQRQPGDSDGVTSGEILGVLYLDSRLNPGKLTEVDNDLLKTIATEAAALIDNAQLAIAEEHARRYREELNIAAAIQQNLMTVKIPALPYATIAARSIPCKEIGGDFFDVVADDESLSLVLADVSGKGVSAAILASTLQGMVYSQLLAGQPLQSIAEVANHYICAKDVGKYATMVILKLTRNGVLDYINCGHIHPLLCSPSGVHHLKTSNLPVGLIGEATFRGDSVRIEAGSRILLVTDGVTEAENTAGEFFGDERLEEAAVCSNSLEAIFERVQHFCGLAPANDDCTMLEVQFHSERPSALPLRTQ